GCGACGGCGTCGTCCGCTTCCACGCCTCCGCCGCGGCCCGCGACGCCGCGCTGCCTTCCCTCTGCCTGGTTGAACCCCTGACCGGAACCGGCCCCGCCCCCGCCGGCTGGAGCGTCATCCCGGAATTCAGCCGCGTGATGGGACGGCCCGCCATCCACGTACAGGTCACCCAAGGCACCGACCTCTACGGCACCGGCGAGGTCCCCGGCCCGCTGCGGCGCAACGGCACCAGCGTCGTCGCCTGGAACTTCGACGCCTACGGCTGGGACGCAAACACGCCCCACCTCTACCAGTCCCACCCCTGGGTGCTGGCGCTGAGGGCCGACGGCACGAGCTTCGGCGTGCTGGCCGACACCTCGCACCGCTGCCGCATCGACCTGACCGACGGCATCCGCTTCGTCGCCCAGGGACCGGAATTCCCGGTTGTCGTCGTCGAGGGTGGCACGCCCCAGGACGTGGTGCGCGCCCTGGGCCGCCTGACCGGCACCATGCCCCTGCCGCCGCTGTGGGCGCTCGGCTACCATCAGTGCCGCTACTCCTACACGCCCGACGACCGGGTGCGCGAGGTGGCGCGCGAGTTCCGCGAGCGGCACATCCCCTGCGACGTGGTGTGGCTGGACATCGACTACATGGACGACTTCCGCTGCTTCACCTTCCACCCCCTGGACTTCCCCGACCCGGTCGCCCTGACCGACGACCTGCACGCCGACGGCTTCCGCGTCATCTCCATCATCGACCCCGGCATCAAGATCGATCCGGGCTACCGCGTCTACAACTCGGGGCAGGCCCGCGACGTGTGGGTCAAGACCCTCACCGGCCGCGACTACGTGGGCGCGGTGTGGCCCGGCGCCTGCGTCTTCCCCGACTTCACGCGCGCCGACACGCGCGACTGGTGGGCCGATCTGTACGTGGGCTTCCTGGCCAGCGGCATCGACGGCGTCTGGAACGACATGAACGAGCCGGCGGTCTTCAACGTCGACAGCAAGACCATGCCCCTGGACAACCGCCACCGCGCCGACCCCGAGCTGGGCGGGTCCGGTCCCCATGCGCGATACCACAACGTCTACGGCATGCTCATGGCGCGGGCCACCTTCGCGGGCTGCCTGCGCGCACGCCCCGACAGGCGCCCCTTCGTGCTCTCGCGCGCCAACCACCTCGGCGGCCAGCGCTGGGCCGCCTGCTGGACCGGCGACAACACGGCCAACTGGGCGCACCTCGACATGTCCATCGCCCAGGTGCTCAACCTGGGCCTGTCGGGACAGCCCTTCTCCGGACCCGACATCGGCGGCTTCTGCGGCGCCGGCGACGGCCGGCAGTTCGCGCGCTGGATGGGCTTCGGCGCCCTGCTGCCCTTCGCCCGCGGACACACGGGCAAGGGCAACGTGGACAAGGAGCCGTGGGCGTTCGGCCCCGAGGTGGAAGCGACCTGCCGCCTCGCCCTGCAACGCCGCTACCGTCTGCTGCCCCACCTCTACACGCTGATGCGCGAGGCGTCGCTGAGCGGCCTGCCGCCGGCGCGGCCGCTCTTCTTCGCCGACCCCGCCGACCGGGCCCTGCGCGGCGCCGACGACGCGTTCCTGCTGGGCGACGGCCTGCTGGTGTCGTGCAACACGTCGCCGGGCGCCTCGCGCGGTGCGATCCTCCCCGACGGCGACTGGCGCGCCTTCTCCCTAGTCGAGGGCGACGGCGCCGACCTCGACCTGCCGGTGCTGATGCTGGGCGCCGGCCACATCCTGCCCCTGGGACCGGTCGTGCAGTGGTCGGGCGAGCGCCCGCTGGACGAGCTCGAGCTCGTGGTCTGCCTGGACGACGAGGGGAAGGCCGAGGGCCTGCTCTACGAGGACGCGGGCGAAGGCTTCGGCTACCGCGAGGGCGCGTACCGACTGACCCGCTTCACGGCGCAGACCCGCGAAGGCGAGGTGGTCGTGAGCGCCGACGTGGTCGAGGGGAACTGGGCCCGGTCGGGACGGATGGTCACGGTGCGGCTGCTGACCGACGGCGGCGAGGTGATCGGAACGGGCAGCGAGGCGGGGCCGATCGGCGTTTCGCGCTGAGGCCGGACCGATATCGATTCCCGCTTTCGACGTGTACGCATGATCACTTGGAACGTGGACGTCATTCTCGCCGGGAACGCCGTCCCCGCGGCTTCAACACCCACCTCAGGAACCGCACCCACGCGCTCCACCGCGCCCCCGCCGGCTCCAACCCCAGGCTCCGCTCGGCCCGGTCCAGCGCATCCTCCAGCAGGGCGTCGTGCAGGGGACCGAAGACCAGCGGCCAGCTCAGCACGGCCGGGCCGCGGGTATTCATCTCCACCACGTGGCGCAGCACGGTGTGCTCCTCCCCCTTGGCCACCACCTCCAGGCGGTGGTGCCCGTCGAAGCCGCGCGGGGCCGTGAAATCGAAACGGATCGAACGGCCCGGCTCGCAGGCGCCTACGTCGTAGCGGACGAGTCCGTGGCCGCCGCGGGCGCCCACCTGCAGGGGGCGGTCGAAGCGCATGGGCGGCCAGCGGTCCGCGGGCCAGAGGGGGTCGTTCACGGAGGCGAGACCGTCGAAGAGTCGTCCCACGACGGCGGCCGGCGCATCGACCGTCCTCTGATGGATGTTGCGAACCTTCACGGTCTCTTCCCCTGGGCGTCCGCCACGTCGTCGCCGCTGCTCGCAGGCTTGGCCGACCCGGGCAGCCGTCCACGGGCGATCTCCTCCATGTCCATCTCCTCGCCCGAGTCGAGCAGTTCCCCTGTGAAATGGCTGGCGTTGTTCACGAAGAAGACCACCGGCAGCTCGCCGGCCAGCTGTTCCAGGCGGTCGGCCTGAGCCGCCTCCTCGCCCGGCACAGCGGGGTCGAGTCCCATGAAGACCACGTCCGACTCGGCGCTCTGCGACTGCATGATGTCGCGCACGCGGACGTCCTTCGGTTTCAGCAGGATCTCGAACTCGGCGTCGATGCGGATGGTGGCGAGCATGCGCTGGAGATACAGGGTCGTCTGCTCGCGCATGGTTTCGGTGGTGGCCACGCTCATGATGCGCACGTGGGCGTTGCGCCATTCGGGGTTGCGCGTCAGGAGGTAGGTCAGCAGCAGCATGAGGTCGCCGTTGCGGCGCAGTCCGCTCCACCACACGTCGATCGTGCGGTGCCTCTGCGTGCGCCGGAATAGGTGACGGGGCTTGATGCGCCCTATGATGAGGGACATGCCCAGGGCCTGCAGCTCGCGCTGGACGCCCATGAAGACCGTGCGCAGCTGGGGATCCGACGGCCAGCCCAGCATCACGGTGTTGCTGGAGATGGCCGCCATGCCGTTGGCCTGGGACACCTCGACGATGCCGCTCGCCAGATCTCCCACGATGTCCACCTCGGGGAACACGTGCAGGTTCTCCCGCTGCAGCACGTCGCGCATCCGCGCGAGCCGTTCCGGCACCTGCGAAACCGAGGTTTCGATCGACCCCTCGATGAGTTCGCAGACCGTGACCACGCCGCGACCCTGGCTGAACCAGTCGGCGAAGCGGACCTGATCGAGTTCGCGCTCGATGCCGTCCACGAAGACCAGGGTGTGCGGCCGCCAGTTGCGGGGGCTGACGGGCCGGGCGTCGAGCCTGAGCAGGGCCCAGCGGATCAGGCTCTCGTAGAGGCCGCGCCGGGCGTCGCCCCAGCCGGCGGCGCGCTCGCGCCGCGACAGCAGGAGCCACAGGCCGAGCACGATCACGAGGGCCGCCAGGGCCGCCACCGGCGCGATCAGGAACATGGTAGCCAGGCAGCCAAAGCCGCCCAGGAGGTTGACCGACCAGTGCGTGCGGAGCTGGGGCCGCCAGGACGGGTCGCCGCTGAGGGTCTCGAAGGCCGCCGCGAAGTTGGTGGTGCCGTAGACGGCGAGGAAGATCATGGAGACCACGGTCGCCACCGCGTTGAGATCGCCCAGGGCCACCGCCCCGAGGGCGATCGCCAGGGACAGCAGCAGCCCCGGCAGCAGCGCCCATCTCGAGCCGCCGCGGCCGGCGAAGAGACGGGGCGCCAGGCCGTCGCGGGCCAGGGCCTGCAGCGTGCGGGGTGCGCCCAGGATCGACCCCACCGCCGAGGAGAAGATGGCGCTCCACAGGCCGGGCAGCACGAGCCAGGCGCCGCCCAGGGCCACGCTCGTCCACACCAGGGGATCGTTGCGGAGCACCTCGAGCGGCGCCGAGGCCGAGAGCACGAAAGGCACGAGCAGATACACGACCAGACCCGTGAGCACCGCCAGGATCGCGCCGCGCGGTATGGAGCGGACGGGATCCTTGAGATCGCCGGACAGCCCCAATCCGGCCATGGCGCCCGTGACCGCCGGGAAGAAGATGGCGAAGCCCCGCCAGAAGTCGAGTTCGCCCGAGCCGGCCGACAGCATCACGTCGTGCAGTTTCCCGATGCGCAGCGCGCCGGCGCCCAGCGCGAGCAGCGAGACGCCCACCACGACCATCATCACGACCTGGGCCCGGAGCGCCGCCCCGGCCCCGAACAGGGAGATGGCGCCGACCAGCACGACGATGACCACCGTCGCCTCCTGCAGCGGCACGCCGGGCCAGATGAACCGCAACGATTCCGCGAGGCCGAAGGAATACAGCGTCACCGAGAAGGTCTGCGACAGGAACAGCGGCAGCCCCACCGATCCGCCGACCTCCAGGCCGAGACTGCGCGAGATGATGTAGTAGGCGCCCCCGGCGCCCACGTGGCCGTTGGTGGCGACGGACGAGAACGACAGCGTGGTCGTGACGGTGATCACGTGGGCGAGCAGCACGATCACCAGCATCTGCAACAGGCCCAAATGACCCACCAGCCACCCGAAGCGCAGATACATGATCACGCCGAGGATGGTGAGGGTCGTCGGCGTGTAGACGCCGAGGAATGTCCCGAGACGCCTGTCCATGACCGCCTCCGGTCCGGTTGGCGTGAGTGTGTCGTGTCGCCCGAAGGCGCTGGATCTCATCGGCGGCCGGCGGGGGCGCCGTCCGAGGCAGAGATGGGTGCATCGGCCGGTCACGGTGTCAACAATAATCGCCGCCCGCTATGGCCGATCCCGGCCGCCTCGCCGACTCACCCCCTGAACATCAGCCACACCGCCGCCACCCCCGCCAGCAGCAGCAGGCTGGTCGCCAGGTGGCGGTTACGCAGCCGCGAGGGCAGGCGCTCTTCGCCGGCGGTGGCGTAGGTCAGGCCAGCCAGTCGTTCGGTATCGGGCGCCCGGCCGCTCAGACTGCCGAGCACCAGCAAGGCGGAACAGGCCACGAACAACCACGCCGCGAAATGCAGGAAGTTCATGGTGGCGTAGCGCTCGAAGGGACCGCCGGCCAGGGCGTCCTGGTTGAGCTCGGCCACCAGGCGCGCGGCGCCCAGCACGAAGCCGGTCCACAGCGCGAGCAGCGCCCCGCGCGCGTTGACCCGCGTCCAGAACAGGCCGATCAGGAACACCGCCGCGATGGGCGGCGCGATGTAGGCCTGCACGCTCTGCAGGTACTGGTAGAGCTGTCCCGAGATCCGCGACATGAAGGGCACCCAGGCCAGCGCCAGAACCACGAGACCGGCGGTGGAAATCTGCCCCACCGCCACCAGGCGCCGCTCCGACGACGCGGGGCGCAGCTTCTTGTAGATGTCCAGGGTGACCAGCGTGGAGCAGGAATTGAAGACCGAAGACAGGGAGCTCATCAGCGCCGCCAGCAATCCTGCCACGACGAGGCCGCGCAGGCCCACCGGCAGCAGGGTGCCGATGAGCGTCGGCAGGGCCTGGTCCGGCTGGGCCAGCTCGATCCGTCCCGTCTGCGCCAGGCCGTAGGCCACCACGCCCGGTATCACGAAGAGGAAGACCGGCAGCAATTTGAGGAATCCCGCGAAGATCGTGCCGCCGCGGGCGTCGTCCAGGCCGCGGGCCGCCAGCACGCGCTGCACGATGAACTGGTCGGTGCACCAGTACCAGACGCCCAGGATCGGGGCGCCCAGCAGGATGCCGGTCCAGGGAAAGTCGGGATGGGAAGCCGGCAGCCACATGTCCATGAAGCCGTCGCCCGCCAGGCCGGTCATGCGGCTCCAGCCGCCGAGCTCGTCCAGGCCGAGGAACGTGACGACGGTCGCGCCCAGGATCAGCACCCCCGCCTGCAGCACGTCCGTGTAGAGCACCGCCCGCAGGCCGCCGAGCACCGTGTAGATGCCGGTGGCCACCACGACGATCAGGGCGCCGGTCCAGAAGTCCAGGCCCATGAGCGTCTTGAAGACGATGCCGCCCGCCGCCACGGTCACCGAGATCTTCGTCAGCACGTAGCCGACGATGGAGATGACGGCCAGATACCAGCGCGCCGAAGCGGAATACCGTCTCTCGAGGAATTCGGGCATCGTCGTCACGCCGCTGCGCAGGTAGAAGGGCACGAAGACCCAGCCCAGCAACAGCAGGATCAGCGACGCCAGCACCTCGAACTGCCCCACGGCCACGCCGCTGGCGGCGCCGGTGCCGGCCAGGCCAACCAGATGCTCCGAGCCGATGTTCGACGCGAACAGCGACGCGCCGATCACGAACCAGCCGGTGTTGCGGCCGGCCAGGAAGTAGCCGGCGGACGACTCGCGCAGCCCGCGTCGCCGCGTTGTCCACCAGGCGACGCCGAAGACCAGCGCGAAGTAGAGGGCAACGACGATCCAGTCGAGAGCGGCCAAGCGGTTCATGATCACCTCGCGGTTACGGTGGAAAAGGTCCAGCGGACAGTCTAGCAGCGGTCACGGACCGGACAAAGCTGTTCTGTTGAACGTCGTCCAAGTGGGTGGTACACTGCGGGCCATGGGGGTTCTACCGAGAATATCCATCGCCTGCGAACGACATCCGCGCTCCGGCGCTTCGGCAAGATCGCCCGAGCCTCCCAGACGTCTGCGCTTCATGCCCTGTCCTGCACCACCACTAACTGGAGGTATCGCGATGAGAATCATCCTGTCCATGACCGTTCTGCTGCTGGCGGCCGGTCTCGCCGCCGCCGCCGACCCCGAAGTCGCCGTACCGCTGCGCGAGGGCGAAACCCCCATCGCTACACCAGCGCCCGCGCTGGACCTGAACCGGGCCGAGTTGAAGGCGGTGGAGGACGGCGGTCTGCCCGAGGGCGAGGTCGTCATCTTCACCCGCGAAGAGGCACAGGCCGCCGCGGCCGCGCGCCCCGTCTCCCCCCTGATGTCCGAGATCAACGCCGCCCTGGACGCCGAGCGGACACGGCACACCGAGCTGGAGGCCCGCTTCCGGGCGGCGCCGGACGAGCGGGCCGCCCTGGGGATCCAGCGCGAGATCGAGGCGCTGGCGCGCGATACCGAGCTGCTGATCCTGCAGATCCAGATCGATCACGCGCGCCTGGCCGGCCGCGAGGACGTCGCCCAGCGCATCGAGACGGCCGTCGCCGAGATGACCGCGCCGCGCCCGCCGCGTCAGCCGCAGGATCGCCCGGCACCCGTCAACCATTGAGAGGAGGCAGGCCATGAGTAAACGGATAATCACGCTGCTGCCGGCCGCCCTCATGCTGCTGGCGGCGACGATCGTCTGGGCCGACGTCGGCCCGCCCGTCAAGGTCACCCTGCTGGGCGACCCCCGGCCCGCCGTCAAGGACGAGGTGTTCGCGGGCGTGCTGGCGCTGGACTTCGACGGCGACGTGGCGGTGCGGGACTTCGTCTGCGAGGGCAAGTCCTGGACCACCGTCACCCTGAGCGCCCCCGCGAGCGCGCGCGGCGCCAAGGGCGAGCGCATCGAGATCGAGTTCGCGGCACTGGCCGGCGATCCCGATCAGCCCCTGGTGATCTCCTTCGACGCCGGCGGCTTTCCCTACCGCGTGACGCTGGACCTGTCGCAGGCCAACTACCTGCGCACGCAGCGTCCCGAGCCGACCGTCGCGGCGCCCAAGGCCCAGGTCGTCACGGGCAAACGGCCGCTCGGCGAGCTCGGGCCGGCCACGGTCAGCCCCGACGCGGAGACGGTCCCGTCCGGCGACAAGGCCCTCATCCGCATCCGCTGCCGCTTCGGCTACCCGCGGGAAGACGCCGTCTGGGTCGGAGCCCACTCCATGAGGGTCCGCGTCTACGACTACGACTCGAGCAGCGACGACGAGCTGCTCGGCAGCGGTTGGACCGACTATTACGGCTACTACGACTTCTACGTGGAGGGGGACAACGCCGGCGCCGGCGACACGCCCGACATCTACGTGCTGTATGACACCTTCAACTACAAGATCGAGGTCCAGGACCCCACCTACGGCAACCTCTACGCCTGGGTCTCCGGCACCTTCAGCAACTACACCGGCACCGACCTGGACCTGGGCTGGCTGCAGCCGGCCAGCGAGGGCGACCACCCCGCCGTCCACCTGCACACCACGACCACGCGCGTCTTCAACTTCTGCAACTGGGAAGCCGGCTACAACCCCGACAGCATCGACGTGCTCTGGCCCGACGGCGCCGACGGCGCCTGGTACAACGCCGCCGGCATCCACATGAGCAGCGGCCTGCAGTGGCAGGAGCAGGTGCCCGCCCACGAGTACGGGCACTACTGGGACGACACCTACAGCGGCATCGAGGCCTTCGACTACTGCAACGGCTGGTGCGACAATCCGAGCTGCGGCCACTGCATCTGGTGCGAGGAGAGCGGCGTCATCGCCTGGATGGAGGGCTGGGCCAATTTCTTCTCCGACGCCGCGACGCACACCTTCCTCGCCGCGTACGGCCTGGAGCCCATGTACCAGATGGAGTTCGAGAGCGTGCTGTCCTGCGGCGGCTACGGCTTCCACGACGCCGCGATCACCGAGGGCTTCGCGGCCGCGCTGCTGCACGACATCTACGACGACAATACGGAGAACGACCCCCAGTTCCCCGACTGGTCCGACATGACCACGCTGTGGATCGAGGAGATCTTCGCCACCGCCGATTACGACAATCCCGACGGCCCGATGGACTTCCTCGACAGCTTCAACGCCCGCTATCCGTCGCTCAAGGAGTGGGTCTGGCAGACGGCCGCCAACAACGGCTACGATCCCGACTACGCCAATCCCGGCATCGTAACCGGTCTGACGTCGACCAGCCACAGCACCAGCGGCGACTCGCCCGATCCGACCATCGACTTCGTCTGGACGCGGGCCACCGACGACGTTTCGGGCGTCAACGGCTACGGGATCTTCATCTCCGGCGCGCCCGGCATGCCGAGCACGGACATGGACATCGGTAACGTCACCAGCTACACGACGGCGAGCCTATCGCCGGGCACCTACTACTTCAACATCCGCGCGGTGGACCGTTCGGGCAAGTGGAGCGGCGGCTACGCCAGCTACGGGCCGATCACCATCCGCGCTGCGGAACCAGCCGACATCACCTATTACCAGCACCCCGGCTGGGACTACGTGATCGTGCCGCGCAGCACAACCGGGGCCACCACCACCGACGCGCACCTGACGACCTGGCTGTACGGAGCGTCGACCTCCACCTACTGGAGCATCTACGGCCGGAACGCCGGCGACCAGACTACGTCCAGCGGCTTCCACGGCGACCTGCTCACCGACGGCGCCTACACTGCCGGCGTCAGTTGGGGACCGATCTCCGGCGGCGGCCTCTTCGTGGGCACCAACATGGGTCCGCTATACTACCGCGGCGGCCGCCACATCATGTCGTTCCACTACGACGACAACGAGCAGATCTCCGAGTCGGACGAGACGAACAACCTGTGGGGGCACCCGTTCGTCTGGACGCCGTGGACGCTGAATCCGAACTCCTTCTACACCATCAACGCGTATCCAGACGCCGACGGCGGCTGGGACACCGTCGTCGACGGCTCCACGTTGTGGTACAACTGCGACGGCACCCGCTTCAGCTCCAGCGCCTGGTGGAACGCCGTCATCCTGTGGGCCGACGACGACACCGACAACTACGACGTACGCATCCACGTGCCCTCGACGGGACCGGAGAACGGCTTCGGCTCGTACCTGGCCGCATCCTACCGGTCCACCGGCCTGCTCGACGGGTGCCTCGTCAACCGGAACGTCGTCGGCACCAACGACTACGACGTCGGCATGCTCAACCGTTTCGAGGGCGACAGTCCCTACCACATCGAGCACGTCACCAGCGGCTCGGTGAGCTTCGACGACTCCCTGACGGTGACCCTGGGCGCCAACAAGATGCTGCAGATGTGGGAGTTCTACGTCGGTGTCGACGACACGGGCTACGTGAGCATCACCGTCGACGTCGATCCCGCCGACGGGCCGCTCACGGCCCTGTGGCTCGACGAGTTCTTCGAGGTCGGCTCCCTCTCCAGCTACGACGCCGCGGACGTCACGGACGCCGTGACCGGCCGCGCGCGCCTGGACCTGCACATCGGCGAGACCGGCTTCAACTGCCTGGCCGTCTACCGGGAACCGGTGGACGGGCGGACCGCGATCGACTACACCATCGAGATCCAGACCACGCCGCCGGACTTCATCTGCTACGAGGCGGCCGGCTGGCACTCGCCGCTGGTGGCGCGGCCGGCCGACGACGGCACGCCGGGCTCGGTGGCCCTGCCCGACACCCTCTACGGCAACGTCGCCTCGACGTACATGAACGTGGCGACACGCAACG
This bacterium DNA region includes the following protein-coding sequences:
- a CDS encoding DUF5110 domain-containing protein; this encodes MIRACKTILIAGALTLATHTAAQPLAESVGDGVVRFHASAAARDAALPSLCLVEPLTGTGPAPAGWSVIPEFSRVMGRPAIHVQVTQGTDLYGTGEVPGPLRRNGTSVVAWNFDAYGWDANTPHLYQSHPWVLALRADGTSFGVLADTSHRCRIDLTDGIRFVAQGPEFPVVVVEGGTPQDVVRALGRLTGTMPLPPLWALGYHQCRYSYTPDDRVREVAREFRERHIPCDVVWLDIDYMDDFRCFTFHPLDFPDPVALTDDLHADGFRVISIIDPGIKIDPGYRVYNSGQARDVWVKTLTGRDYVGAVWPGACVFPDFTRADTRDWWADLYVGFLASGIDGVWNDMNEPAVFNVDSKTMPLDNRHRADPELGGSGPHARYHNVYGMLMARATFAGCLRARPDRRPFVLSRANHLGGQRWAACWTGDNTANWAHLDMSIAQVLNLGLSGQPFSGPDIGGFCGAGDGRQFARWMGFGALLPFARGHTGKGNVDKEPWAFGPEVEATCRLALQRRYRLLPHLYTLMREASLSGLPPARPLFFADPADRALRGADDAFLLGDGLLVSCNTSPGASRGAILPDGDWRAFSLVEGDGADLDLPVLMLGAGHILPLGPVVQWSGERPLDELELVVCLDDEGKAEGLLYEDAGEGFGYREGAYRLTRFTAQTREGEVVVSADVVEGNWARSGRMVTVRLLTDGGEVIGTGSEAGPIGVSR
- a CDS encoding SRPBCC family protein, with the translated sequence MKVRNIHQRTVDAPAAVVGRLFDGLASVNDPLWPADRWPPMRFDRPLQVGARGGHGLVRYDVGACEPGRSIRFDFTAPRGFDGHHRLEVVAKGEEHTVLRHVVEMNTRGPAVLSWPLVFGPLHDALLEDALDRAERSLGLEPAGARWSAWVRFLRWVLKPRGRRSRRE
- a CDS encoding amino acid permease, whose translation is MDRRLGTFLGVYTPTTLTILGVIMYLRFGWLVGHLGLLQMLVIVLLAHVITVTTTLSFSSVATNGHVGAGGAYYIISRSLGLEVGGSVGLPLFLSQTFSVTLYSFGLAESLRFIWPGVPLQEATVVIVVLVGAISLFGAGAALRAQVVMMVVVGVSLLALGAGALRIGKLHDVMLSAGSGELDFWRGFAIFFPAVTGAMAGLGLSGDLKDPVRSIPRGAILAVLTGLVVYLLVPFVLSASAPLEVLRNDPLVWTSVALGGAWLVLPGLWSAIFSSAVGSILGAPRTLQALARDGLAPRLFAGRGGSRWALLPGLLLSLAIALGAVALGDLNAVATVVSMIFLAVYGTTNFAAAFETLSGDPSWRPQLRTHWSVNLLGGFGCLATMFLIAPVAALAALVIVLGLWLLLSRRERAAGWGDARRGLYESLIRWALLRLDARPVSPRNWRPHTLVFVDGIERELDQVRFADWFSQGRGVVTVCELIEGSIETSVSQVPERLARMRDVLQRENLHVFPEVDIVGDLASGIVEVSQANGMAAISSNTVMLGWPSDPQLRTVFMGVQRELQALGMSLIIGRIKPRHLFRRTQRHRTIDVWWSGLRRNGDLMLLLTYLLTRNPEWRNAHVRIMSVATTETMREQTTLYLQRMLATIRIDAEFEILLKPKDVRVRDIMQSQSAESDVVFMGLDPAVPGEEAAQADRLEQLAGELPVVFFVNNASHFTGELLDSGEEMDMEEIARGRLPGSAKPASSGDDVADAQGKRP
- a CDS encoding sodium:solute symporter, giving the protein MNRLAALDWIVVALYFALVFGVAWWTTRRRGLRESSAGYFLAGRNTGWFVIGASLFASNIGSEHLVGLAGTGAASGVAVGQFEVLASLILLLLGWVFVPFYLRSGVTTMPEFLERRYSASARWYLAVISIVGYVLTKISVTVAAGGIVFKTLMGLDFWTGALIVVVATGIYTVLGGLRAVLYTDVLQAGVLILGATVVTFLGLDELGGWSRMTGLAGDGFMDMWLPASHPDFPWTGILLGAPILGVWYWCTDQFIVQRVLAARGLDDARGGTIFAGFLKLLPVFLFVIPGVVAYGLAQTGRIELAQPDQALPTLIGTLLPVGLRGLVVAGLLAALMSSLSSVFNSCSTLVTLDIYKKLRPASSERRLVAVGQISTAGLVVLALAWVPFMSRISGQLYQYLQSVQAYIAPPIAAVFLIGLFWTRVNARGALLALWTGFVLGAARLVAELNQDALAGGPFERYATMNFLHFAAWLFVACSALLVLGSLSGRAPDTERLAGLTYATAGEERLPSRLRNRHLATSLLLLAGVAAVWLMFRG